One window of the Prionailurus bengalensis isolate Pbe53 chromosome E1, Fcat_Pben_1.1_paternal_pri, whole genome shotgun sequence genome contains the following:
- the LOC122484717 gene encoding olfactory receptor 1P1-like, with protein sequence MAGGNQTSILEFLLWGLSERPEQQRILFLLFLCMYVVTVTGNLLIVLAIGTDARLHTPMYFFLASLSCADILFTSTTVPKALVNIQTQSRSISYAGCLAQLYFFLTFGDMDIFLLATMAYDRYVAICHPLHYKIVMSRQRCTLLVTACWVLTSLVAMTHTFLIFRLSFCSKKIIPDFFCDLGPLMKVSCSDTQVNELVLLFLGGAVILIPFILILVSYIRIVSAILRVPSAQGRHKAFSTCGSHLAVVALFFGTVIRAYLCPSSSSSNSIEEDTAAAVMYTVVTPLLNPFIYSLRNKDMKCALARCLRGKVFFSLGQGPPR encoded by the coding sequence ATGGCAGGAGGGAACCAGACCAGCATCTTGGAGTTCCTCCTCTGGGGACTCTCCGAGCGGCCAGAGCAGCAGCGCATCCTCTTCCTGCTGTTCCTGTGCATGTATGTGGTCACCGTGACTGGGAACCTGCTCATTGTTCTGGCCATTGGCACTGACGCACGTCTTCAcacacccatgtacttcttcctcgcCAGCCTGTCCTGTGCTGACATCCTTTTCACCTCCACCACCGTGCCCAAGGCCCTGGTGAATATCCAGACCCAGAGCAGGTCCATTTCCTATGCGGGATGCTTGGCCCAACTCTACTTCTTCTTGACTTTTGGGGACATGGACATCTTTCTCCTGGCCAcaatggcctatgaccgctatgtggccatctgccaCCCTCTCCACTATAAGATAGTCATGAGCCGCCAGCGCTGCACCCTCCTGGTTACTGCCTGCTGGGTCCTTACGAGTCTTGTTGCCATGACCCACACTTTCCTCATCTTTCGACTTTCCTTTTGCTCTAAGAAGATCATTCCTGACTTCTTCTGTGATCTGGGACCTCTGATGAAAGTGTCTTGCTCTGACACTCAGGTCAATGAGCTTGTGCTGCTCTTCTTGGGAGGAGCAGTcattttaatcccctttattCTCATCCTGGTTTCGTATATCCGCATTGTTTCAGCCATCCTCAGAGTCCCCTCTGCCCAGGGAAGGCACAAAGCCTTTTCTACATGTGGGTCCCACCTTGCTGTTGTTGCCCTCTTCTTTGGGACAGTGATCAGGGCTTATCTGTGCCCCTCATCCTCTTCCTCCAACTCCATAGAAGAGGATACGGCTGCTGCTGTCATGTACACAGTGGTAACTCCCCTGCTAAACCCCTTCATTTACAGCCTGCGGAACAAGGACATGAAGTGTGCCCTGGCGAGATGTCTCAGGGGCAAAGTCTTCTTTTCCTTGGGCCAGGGACCTCCGAGGTGA